One Candidatus Thermokryptus mobilis DNA window includes the following coding sequences:
- a CDS encoding DUF6588 family protein yields the protein MRQAIRLVGIFLIFSSFVFAQVDENLTSFPQSAAKGYIQPLVDVMGANLNSGLYHTASMSKLFGFYVGVKAMGVFVPSSMKTFTAELGSDYDPSTVNTATVLGDKNAGAKTKYKNIQDVNLPGGVGLEVVPLAVPQVAFSTMNSELLVRFVPSIKIDDDIGSVNLLGIGLGHSISQYIPMFPINVAIQGVYQQLKVGSYLKATALNVNVHASKSFIFFTLYGGVGYESFSADINYTYEPPLPGAQKQNLSFSLKGKNNFRATAGFKLGLAIFDLNVDYSVGNVNVLSAGFGFSF from the coding sequence ATGAGGCAAGCAATTCGGTTAGTAGGTATATTTTTAATTTTTTCTTCTTTTGTTTTCGCTCAGGTTGACGAAAATCTCACAAGCTTTCCCCAATCCGCTGCAAAAGGTTATATCCAACCACTTGTTGATGTGATGGGGGCTAATTTAAACTCCGGGCTTTATCATACCGCTTCAATGAGCAAACTTTTCGGATTTTATGTCGGCGTTAAAGCAATGGGTGTTTTCGTCCCATCATCAATGAAGACATTTACTGCTGAACTTGGCTCTGATTATGATCCTTCAACGGTTAATACCGCTACAGTTTTAGGTGATAAAAATGCCGGGGCAAAGACAAAATATAAAAACATCCAGGATGTTAACTTGCCAGGTGGCGTTGGGTTGGAAGTTGTTCCGCTTGCCGTTCCACAAGTTGCTTTTTCAACTATGAACTCTGAACTTCTCGTAAGATTTGTCCCGTCTATAAAAATTGACGATGACATTGGAAGTGTAAATCTTTTGGGGATTGGTCTGGGACACAGTATAAGTCAATATATACCGATGTTCCCAATAAATGTCGCCATCCAAGGCGTTTATCAGCAGTTGAAAGTTGGATCATATCTTAAGGCAACAGCTTTAAATGTGAATGTTCACGCAAGCAAGAGCTTTATATTTTTTACGCTTTATGGCGGTGTTGGGTATGAATCTTTCTCAGCAGATATAAACTACACCTACGAGCCACCTCTCCCAGGAGCTCAAAAGCAAAATTTGAGTTTTTCACTCAAGGGGAAGAATAATTTCAGAGCGACAGCTGGATTTAAGCTTGGTCTTGCGATTTTTGATTTAAATGTTGATTATTCGGTTGGAAATGTCAATGTTCTTTCGGCTGGTTTTGGTTTTTCGTTTTAA
- a CDS encoding polyprenyl synthetase family protein: protein MNLKEIIQPIQKELLEFERIFRRTMFSQVKLLNIISHYILRQKGKRIRPTLVLLSAKLVGEINEATYHAATLAELLHTATLIHDDVVDESDMRRGFPSINAIWGNKVAVLMGDFFLAQGLLISLRHKEYDFLHITSNAVKRMSEGELLEIQSSRSNLIDEEVYFRIISDKTASLISACCELGAASATDDEFVRVKLKNYGENIGVAFQLRDDLLDYTGDSSITGKPVGADIKDGKITLPLIYALKNSSRKEARRVIKIIKNNLTKKDISYVIDFVKSYGGIDYTLKVAEEYLDRAKGFIFDFPDSPARGSLLKLADFVLERVS, encoded by the coding sequence GTGAATTTAAAGGAAATTATACAACCGATACAAAAGGAACTACTTGAATTTGAGAGAATTTTTAGGCGCACGATGTTTTCACAAGTGAAACTTTTAAATATAATTTCGCATTACATCCTCAGACAAAAAGGGAAAAGGATCAGACCAACTCTCGTTTTGCTTTCTGCAAAGCTTGTCGGTGAGATAAATGAAGCCACCTATCATGCTGCTACGCTTGCCGAGCTTCTTCACACCGCGACACTTATACATGACGATGTTGTTGACGAGTCAGATATGAGGCGTGGTTTCCCGTCAATAAATGCGATATGGGGAAATAAAGTTGCTGTCTTGATGGGCGATTTTTTCTTAGCGCAGGGGTTGTTGATTTCTCTAAGGCATAAGGAATATGACTTTCTTCATATAACAAGCAATGCTGTTAAAAGGATGAGTGAGGGGGAATTGCTTGAGATTCAAAGCTCAAGGTCAAATTTAATTGACGAGGAAGTTTATTTCAGGATAATATCGGATAAAACAGCATCTTTAATTTCCGCTTGTTGCGAGCTCGGCGCAGCAAGCGCAACCGATGATGAATTTGTCAGGGTAAAATTGAAAAATTACGGAGAAAATATAGGCGTTGCATTTCAGCTAAGAGATGACTTGCTTGATTACACAGGTGACAGTTCAATAACAGGAAAACCAGTTGGTGCAGATATAAAAGATGGAAAGATAACGCTACCATTAATCTACGCTTTGAAAAACTCGTCTCGTAAAGAAGCAAGGCGTGTGATTAAAATCATAAAAAATAATCTGACGAAGAAAGATATTTCTTATGTGATTGATTTCGTGAAAAGTTATGGTGGCATTGATTACACACTGAAAGTCGCGGAAGAATATCTTGACAGAGCGAAGGGATTTATATTTGATTTTCCGGATTCCCCAGCACGGGGATCACTTTTAAAACTTGCAGATTTCGTTCTTGAAAGAGTGAGCTAA
- the tatC gene encoding twin-arginine translocase subunit TatC has translation MAEAKTENTAQVYEKEMTFWEHLEELRSRIIKSLLGILIGVIICAFFSDEIVNGILIVPAKKAGFTLQNLKPYGQFMLYMQVVVISGIVLSFPFTLYQIWKFVEPGLLPKERKYVLWIVAFSSFCFFAGLIFAYFVLLPISLKFFAEFGSSEIKNIIAINEYISFVIGLILASGIVFELPMVSFFLGRLGILTPAFMRHYRKHAVVLILIIAAVLTPGPDIASQAALAIPLYLLYELSIFVVKLTGKKPSV, from the coding sequence ATGGCTGAGGCGAAAACGGAAAACACCGCACAAGTGTATGAGAAAGAAATGACATTTTGGGAGCACCTTGAAGAATTAAGATCAAGGATAATAAAATCACTTCTTGGAATTTTAATCGGGGTTATAATTTGTGCTTTCTTCAGCGATGAAATCGTCAACGGGATTTTAATCGTCCCAGCTAAAAAAGCTGGCTTTACACTCCAAAATCTCAAGCCATATGGACAGTTCATGCTTTATATGCAAGTCGTCGTCATATCAGGTATTGTTTTGAGTTTTCCCTTCACACTTTATCAAATTTGGAAATTCGTTGAGCCGGGGCTCCTTCCAAAGGAGAGAAAATATGTCTTGTGGATTGTCGCTTTTTCTTCATTTTGTTTTTTTGCTGGGCTTATCTTCGCTTACTTTGTCCTTTTGCCTATCTCATTAAAGTTTTTTGCCGAGTTTGGTAGCAGTGAGATAAAAAATATCATAGCAATAAATGAATACATAAGTTTCGTCATCGGGCTTATCCTTGCATCGGGAATAGTTTTTGAATTGCCAATGGTTTCTTTTTTCCTCGGACGTCTTGGAATTTTAACCCCAGCTTTTATGAGACATTATAGAAAACATGCGGTTGTCCTCATTTTGATAATCGCTGCTGTCCTGACCCCAGGTCCTGATATCGCAAGCCAAGCGGCACTTGCAATACCGCTTTATCTTCTATATGAACTGAGCATTTTCGTCGTTAAATTAACAGGTAAAAAGCCAAGTGTTTAA
- the ribD gene encoding bifunctional diaminohydroxyphosphoribosylaminopyrimidine deaminase/5-amino-6-(5-phosphoribosylamino)uracil reductase RibD: protein MPAKIGIEKKDEFYIARCFQLALKGKGYVSPNPMVGCVIVKDNKIIGEGYHEKYGEAHAEVNAIKNATESVEGATLYVNLEPCVHYGKTPPCVDLIIESKIKRVVISTIDPNPLVNGKGIEKLKNAGIEVTVGVLEKDAKKLNEFFFKYITQGIPFVGLKIAQTIDAKIADIEGNSKWITNEQSLHYVHQLRHEYDAVLIGSRTAKLDNPNLTVRLVEGRNPYRIVLDSTLSLPLELNIFSDSNKDKTIVFTSAESFREKKEKIEKLDSLGIKVIPVKSSRKKLDLKEVLEKLAQLEIASVLVEGGGKIFTEFLKRKLADKVYVFIAPKILGKGIQSIGDIGIKSIKEIITLKDISIQNFGDDVLITGYLRTD from the coding sequence ATGCCGGCGAAAATTGGAATAGAAAAGAAAGACGAATTTTACATCGCAAGATGTTTTCAGCTTGCTTTAAAAGGCAAGGGTTATGTTAGCCCGAACCCAATGGTCGGTTGCGTTATAGTGAAGGACAATAAGATAATCGGAGAGGGCTATCACGAAAAATATGGCGAAGCACATGCGGAGGTAAATGCAATTAAAAACGCAACAGAAAGCGTTGAAGGCGCAACCCTTTATGTTAACCTTGAACCGTGCGTTCACTACGGCAAAACACCACCTTGTGTTGACCTGATAATTGAATCAAAAATAAAAAGAGTTGTCATCTCAACAATTGACCCAAATCCACTTGTCAACGGCAAAGGTATTGAGAAATTGAAAAACGCAGGAATTGAGGTCACCGTTGGAGTCCTTGAAAAAGACGCAAAGAAACTAAACGAATTTTTCTTCAAATATATAACTCAAGGAATTCCATTCGTCGGTTTAAAAATCGCACAGACAATTGACGCAAAAATTGCCGACATTGAAGGAAACTCAAAATGGATAACCAATGAACAATCACTCCACTATGTCCATCAACTTCGCCATGAATACGATGCTGTCTTAATCGGTAGTCGCACCGCAAAACTTGATAACCCGAATTTGACAGTTCGTCTCGTTGAAGGAAGAAACCCGTATAGAATAGTGCTTGATTCAACTTTAAGTTTACCCTTAGAACTTAACATCTTTTCCGACAGCAACAAGGATAAGACAATTGTTTTCACTTCGGCTGAGTCTTTCAGGGAAAAGAAGGAAAAAATTGAAAAACTTGATTCGCTTGGGATAAAAGTTATTCCTGTTAAATCATCAAGGAAAAAACTTGACTTGAAAGAGGTTTTGGAAAAACTTGCGCAACTTGAGATTGCCTCGGTTTTGGTTGAAGGTGGCGGTAAAATTTTCACCGAATTTTTAAAACGAAAACTCGCCGACAAAGTTTATGTATTCATAGCTCCTAAAATTCTCGGCAAAGGGATACAAAGCATAGGTGACATCGGAATAAAATCAATAAAGGAAATCATCACTTTGAAAGATATATCAATACAAAATTTCGGAGATGATGTTCTAATAACTGGCTATCTACGGACTGATTAA
- the rodA gene encoding rod shape-determining protein RodA — translation MERGIADKIDFKILIPFLGLVLISLLSVYSATNLPGQYSIFVKHVLWIFSGLLVALFFYFFPVQKLIRLSVWLYILSTIFLVIVLFIGKKTSGSESWIQIGRFQFQPSEFAKFTTILILAYFLSRRNVEPDRIITLIVSAVLTLIPIFLVILQPDLGTAIVFGGIFIGMLFWAGVPVFWLLLIVAPMIVILASFLSVKIFIITLILTTLVFILMRRSLILTFLVIALNLMVGLTSEHIYHKVLKPHQQKRIATFLNPSSDPLGAGYNVIQSKIAIGSGGLTGKGFLKGTQTQLRFVPAQWTDFIFCVPAEEFGFIGSAIILILYFILLWRILNLASILKQRFASLVAIGIFSTWTFHVVVNIGMTLGLSPVIGIWLPFLSYGGSAMWMNMAMVGLLLNFYANRRELF, via the coding sequence ATGGAAAGAGGAATAGCCGATAAAATTGACTTTAAAATTTTGATCCCTTTTTTAGGGCTTGTATTGATAAGTTTGCTTTCGGTTTATAGCGCAACCAATTTACCGGGGCAGTATTCAATTTTTGTTAAACATGTGCTTTGGATTTTCAGCGGTTTGCTTGTTGCTTTGTTTTTCTATTTTTTCCCAGTTCAAAAGTTGATCCGACTGTCGGTTTGGCTTTATATTTTGTCTACCATTTTCCTTGTCATAGTTTTATTTATCGGTAAGAAAACATCTGGTTCAGAGTCCTGGATACAGATCGGGAGGTTTCAGTTTCAACCGTCGGAATTTGCTAAGTTTACAACTATTTTAATCTTGGCTTATTTTCTTTCAAGAAGAAATGTTGAGCCAGACAGAATTATAACTTTGATCGTTTCAGCTGTTTTAACATTAATTCCTATTTTTCTTGTAATTTTACAACCTGACCTTGGAACTGCTATTGTTTTCGGGGGAATTTTCATTGGGATGCTTTTTTGGGCTGGTGTTCCGGTGTTTTGGCTTCTTTTAATCGTGGCGCCGATGATAGTGATTCTGGCATCTTTTTTAAGTGTGAAGATTTTTATAATCACTCTGATTTTGACTACGCTTGTTTTTATTCTGATGAGGAGGTCTTTGATTTTGACTTTTTTGGTCATCGCCCTTAATCTTATGGTTGGGTTGACAAGCGAACATATTTATCATAAAGTTTTAAAACCGCATCAACAAAAACGCATTGCGACTTTTCTCAATCCATCAAGTGACCCTCTCGGTGCGGGATATAATGTCATACAATCAAAAATAGCTATTGGTTCAGGTGGGCTAACTGGTAAAGGTTTTTTAAAGGGGACGCAGACACAGTTGAGGTTTGTCCCAGCGCAGTGGACGGATTTTATATTTTGTGTTCCAGCGGAAGAATTCGGATTCATCGGTTCGGCTATAATTTTGATCCTTTATTTTATTCTGTTATGGCGAATTTTAAACCTCGCATCAATTTTAAAGCAAAGGTTTGCAAGTTTAGTCGCGATTGGAATTTTCTCAACTTGGACTTTCCATGTTGTTGTGAACATAGGTATGACGCTTGGTCTTTCGCCAGTGATTGGGATTTGGTTACCATTTTTAAGTTATGGCGGTTCAGCGATGTGGATGAATATGGCGATGGTTGGCTTGCTTTTGAATTTTTACGCAAATAGAAGGGAACTGTTTTAA
- the mrdA gene encoding penicillin-binding protein 2 translates to MSENFRLKFLKILISLIFFSFMLRLYELQLYRDAEYKKQAQTNSIKALQHDPIRGLILDRNGKIIVDNAPAYTVIITPYEFDMKNLELLARILKVDKNYIVDKIKSAPSPFAQVRIRRDAPISAIAYIEEHRDELKGVDYLIEHKRNYREPTVASHILGYVKEITPDMLSVYKGLYKSGDQIGHSGLEKSYELIIKGEKGYSFVMVDAFGRFVGRYNDGRSDIPPSEGSDLILTIDLELQSFIEGLFEGKSGSAVVIDPRNGEILAMVSKPNYDLSSLSGYTPPEFWNSLNNDPRKPLLNRAITGLYSPGSTFKMILAITALETGAVDLNWKVYCPGYFVYGNKVFKCHTSRGHGWVNLTEAIEVSCNVYFYNLMLRVNFDEWSKYGSLFGFGKKTGVDLLEEVSGILPSTDYFNRVYGVNKWTKGYLISLAIGQGEISATPLQMACYAMALANYGNYHQPHLVKKVVNKRTGKVEEVSYYTRQIPVSKQAFDIVREAMYLVVNGSNGTGKSARVEGVNVAGKTGTAQNPHGNDHAWFIGFAPYENPEIAFAIIVENAGFGGAVAAPIAREIVKKYFELKNQRAEFKLVKWKEE, encoded by the coding sequence ATGAGTGAAAATTTCAGGTTGAAATTTCTTAAAATTTTAATTTCGCTTATTTTCTTTTCCTTTATGCTCAGATTATATGAGCTTCAGTTGTATCGCGATGCTGAATACAAAAAGCAGGCGCAAACGAATAGCATAAAAGCACTTCAGCACGATCCAATTAGAGGATTGATACTTGATAGGAATGGCAAGATAATAGTTGACAACGCTCCAGCTTATACGGTTATCATAACACCTTATGAGTTTGATATGAAAAATCTTGAGCTTCTTGCCAGGATTTTGAAGGTTGATAAAAATTACATAGTTGATAAAATCAAAAGCGCTCCCTCACCTTTTGCCCAGGTTAGAATTCGCCGCGATGCCCCGATTAGTGCTATAGCTTATATTGAAGAACATCGCGATGAATTAAAGGGTGTTGATTACTTAATTGAACATAAGAGAAATTATAGAGAACCAACCGTTGCTTCACATATACTTGGGTATGTTAAAGAGATCACTCCAGATATGCTTTCGGTATATAAGGGTCTCTATAAGTCAGGGGATCAAATAGGTCATTCTGGACTTGAAAAAAGTTATGAGTTGATAATAAAGGGGGAAAAAGGTTATAGTTTTGTTATGGTTGATGCTTTTGGTAGATTCGTTGGTAGATATAACGATGGGAGGAGCGATATACCGCCTTCGGAGGGTTCTGATCTTATTTTGACAATTGATCTAGAATTGCAATCTTTTATTGAAGGTCTCTTTGAAGGAAAGTCGGGTTCGGCTGTTGTGATTGATCCGAGAAATGGTGAAATTCTCGCTATGGTCAGCAAACCAAATTATGACCTTTCTTCGCTCAGTGGTTATACTCCACCTGAATTTTGGAATTCACTTAACAATGACCCGCGCAAGCCACTTTTGAACAGAGCTATCACTGGTTTGTATTCCCCAGGTTCAACTTTTAAAATGATTCTTGCGATCACTGCTCTTGAAACAGGGGCGGTTGATTTAAATTGGAAAGTTTATTGTCCCGGTTACTTCGTCTATGGGAATAAGGTTTTCAAATGTCATACAAGCCGCGGTCATGGTTGGGTTAATTTGACAGAGGCGATTGAGGTGTCTTGTAATGTTTACTTCTATAATTTGATGTTGAGAGTGAATTTTGATGAGTGGTCAAAATATGGCTCGCTTTTTGGATTCGGTAAGAAAACAGGTGTTGATTTGTTAGAAGAGGTTTCAGGGATTTTGCCATCAACGGATTATTTCAATCGTGTTTATGGAGTGAATAAATGGACCAAGGGTTATTTGATAAGTTTAGCGATAGGTCAAGGAGAGATAAGCGCAACGCCTCTTCAAATGGCATGCTATGCCATGGCTTTAGCCAATTATGGAAATTATCATCAGCCACATCTCGTCAAAAAAGTCGTGAATAAAAGAACTGGCAAAGTTGAAGAGGTATCATATTATACTCGTCAAATCCCCGTTTCAAAACAAGCTTTTGACATAGTCCGTGAGGCGATGTATCTTGTCGTCAATGGCTCTAACGGTACGGGGAAGTCAGCGCGGGTTGAAGGCGTAAATGTTGCGGGTAAGACGGGAACGGCGCAAAATCCACACGGAAATGACCACGCTTGGTTTATAGGTTTCGCCCCGTATGAAAACCCAGAAATTGCTTTTGCTATCATAGTTGAAAACGCTGGGTTTGGTGGCGCAGTTGCTGCACCAATAGCAAGGGAAATAGTTAAAAAGTACTTTGAACTTAAAAATCAAAGAGCAGAGTTTAAACTTGTGAAATGGAAAGAGGAATAG
- the mreD gene encoding rod shape-determining protein MreD produces the protein MLYIRYLITGLIILLLSIAVVPLMSISQITPDLMLIFVVYVALKNGQIAGSIAGFISGLLLDYTVDFTPGLSALSKTICGFIAGFFYDEAKIDVNTGTFRFPQIVFLCSVVNNAVYFSVDILGREFETSEIIKILIGGAIYTTILSLVPIFATSRRSHIL, from the coding sequence ATGCTCTATATAAGATACTTAATCACCGGATTGATCATATTGCTTTTGAGCATTGCGGTTGTTCCTTTGATGTCAATCAGCCAGATTACGCCTGATTTGATGCTTATATTTGTCGTTTATGTTGCTTTGAAAAATGGGCAAATTGCCGGAAGCATTGCTGGATTCATCTCTGGCTTACTTTTGGATTACACAGTTGATTTCACGCCTGGGCTTTCTGCTCTTTCAAAAACGATATGTGGCTTTATAGCTGGTTTTTTCTATGATGAGGCAAAAATTGATGTCAATACTGGGACATTTCGCTTTCCGCAAATCGTTTTTTTATGCTCTGTTGTGAATAATGCAGTTTATTTTTCGGTTGATATACTTGGTCGTGAATTTGAAACAAGTGAAATTATTAAGATACTTATCGGTGGGGCGATTTATACGACGATTTTATCCCTTGTTCCAATTTTTGCAACATCAAGGAGGTCACATATTTTATGA
- the mreC gene encoding rod shape-determining protein MreC — translation MLRILTQITGHLKEYLILSILVAISIVLLFSSKSPKSHLVSKVALEIVGFTKSITDIIPNFYNLQAENKELKKINMMLLAQLNQLQEEKLENIRLRELLRFKERNSDYELVSADVVGKSLINLRNYIILNVGSGDGVEVNMPIVCESGVIGKIIRVGKNYSVGMILFHKDFRASVKIQRSRVDGIIAWEGGEYLSMLNVPKTMDVEPGDVVITSEYSTIFPPGMEIGVVVETDNSAKGLFKVIKVKPSVDFTKLEEVFVVKYKSDPEKEKFEEMFYGK, via the coding sequence ATGTTGAGAATTTTAACTCAAATAACCGGGCATCTTAAGGAATATCTTATCCTCTCAATTCTTGTTGCGATATCAATTGTCCTTCTTTTCAGCTCAAAATCACCGAAGTCCCATCTCGTTAGTAAAGTTGCGCTTGAAATTGTCGGATTTACGAAATCAATCACTGATATAATACCGAACTTTTACAACTTGCAGGCGGAGAATAAGGAACTGAAGAAAATTAATATGATGTTGCTTGCACAATTAAATCAACTTCAAGAGGAAAAGCTTGAAAATATACGCCTGCGGGAATTGCTTCGTTTTAAAGAGAGAAACAGCGATTATGAACTTGTCTCAGCTGATGTTGTTGGGAAGTCGCTTATTAATTTGAGAAATTATATCATTCTAAATGTTGGATCAGGCGATGGGGTTGAGGTTAATATGCCCATCGTTTGCGAATCCGGTGTTATCGGTAAGATTATACGAGTTGGTAAAAATTATTCTGTTGGGATGATTTTATTCCATAAGGACTTCAGAGCAAGCGTTAAAATTCAAAGAAGTAGAGTTGATGGCATAATTGCTTGGGAAGGCGGTGAATATCTCTCAATGCTTAATGTCCCTAAGACGATGGATGTTGAACCCGGGGATGTCGTCATAACTTCTGAATATAGCACGATTTTCCCCCCAGGGATGGAGATAGGAGTGGTTGTTGAAACAGATAATTCTGCAAAAGGGCTTTTCAAAGTCATAAAAGTTAAACCATCGGTTGACTTTACAAAACTTGAAGAGGTGTTTGTTGTAAAATATAAATCCGACCCCGAAAAGGAAAAGTTTGAGGAAATGTTTTACGGAAAATAA
- a CDS encoding rod shape-determining protein, with protein sequence MGLFNLFTADIAIDLGTANTLIWMKGKGIVLNEPSIVTYDRSTRRIVAIGHEAKEMLGRTHKDLQTIRPLKDGVIADFEMAEGMLREFIKKIHVNWFPSRRVVISVPSGVTEVEKRAVRDSAEHAGAKEVHLIPEPMAAAIGIGIDVTEPYGNMIIDIGGGTTEIAVIALSGIVTQESIRIAGDEMTNAIIQLFKKSYNVLIGERTAEDIKCEVGSAMPLEEEVTIQVKGRDLVTGIPKIVEVSSVEIREALNEPIIAIIDAIKLALERTPPELAADILDRGIMLTGGGSLLKGLDERIRMETGLPVHVAEDPLTAVVRGAGKVLENLEAYSKVLIKSQRY encoded by the coding sequence ATGGGACTTTTCAATTTATTTACAGCTGATATAGCAATTGACCTTGGAACCGCAAACACTTTGATATGGATGAAGGGAAAGGGCATTGTATTAAATGAGCCATCAATTGTAACTTATGACAGAAGTACAAGGAGAATCGTCGCCATAGGGCATGAAGCAAAGGAAATGCTCGGAAGGACTCATAAGGACCTACAAACAATAAGACCACTTAAAGATGGCGTGATAGCTGATTTTGAGATGGCGGAGGGGATGTTAAGGGAATTCATAAAGAAAATTCATGTGAATTGGTTTCCGAGTAGACGTGTCGTTATAAGTGTTCCAAGTGGTGTGACCGAGGTTGAGAAAAGGGCGGTTCGTGACTCTGCTGAACACGCTGGTGCAAAAGAAGTTCATTTAATCCCTGAACCGATGGCTGCTGCAATTGGGATAGGAATTGATGTGACTGAACCATATGGAAATATGATAATTGATATCGGCGGTGGGACGACCGAAATAGCCGTTATAGCTCTTTCGGGGATTGTAACGCAAGAGTCAATACGCATAGCTGGTGACGAGATGACCAATGCAATAATTCAGCTTTTCAAGAAGTCGTATAATGTCTTGATCGGTGAGAGGACAGCTGAGGATATAAAGTGTGAAGTTGGTTCAGCGATGCCTCTTGAAGAAGAGGTTACAATTCAAGTCAAAGGACGAGACCTTGTAACTGGGATACCGAAGATCGTTGAAGTTAGTTCTGTTGAGATTCGTGAGGCGTTGAACGAACCAATAATTGCCATAATTGATGCGATAAAACTCGCACTTGAAAGAACTCCCCCTGAACTTGCAGCTGACATACTTGATCGTGGCATAATGTTAACTGGTGGCGGCTCGCTTTTGAAAGGACTTGATGAGAGGATAAGAATGGAAACGGGGCTTCCGGTTCATGTGGCTGAAGACCCCTTAACCGCCGTAGTCAGAGGCGCTGGTAAAGTCCTTGAAAACCTTGAAGCTTATTCAAAGGTTCTCATTAAAAGTCAAAGATATTGA